The following proteins are encoded in a genomic region of Drosophila willistoni isolate 14030-0811.24 chromosome 3R, UCI_dwil_1.1, whole genome shotgun sequence:
- the LOC6650603 gene encoding uncharacterized protein LOC6650603, whose protein sequence is MAKCLIQCLHYLLPGHLVLVRLLLYCLCLWLPNVRGQCIDTYEPGCQQNVELGFPQRHCIDPTKYWICHSLGNQAKADLKSCAPNTGFDQDINTCIPWIIWRWQPCVEPPSRPIGWHGCD, encoded by the exons ATGGCCAAATGC TTAATTCAATGCTTGCATTACCTATTACCTGGTCATCTAGTTCTCGTTAGGCTTCTTCTCTACTGCCTATGCCTTTGGTTGCCGAATGTCCGTGGGCAATGTATAGACACCTACGAGCCGGGCTGTCAGCAAAATGTGGAATTGGGATTTCCACAGCGTCACTGCATCGATCCGACGAAGTACTGGATATGTCACAGCCTAGGCAACCAAGCAAAGGCCGATCTGAAGTCCTGCGCTCCGAATACGGGATTTGATCAAGATATAAACACTTGCATTCCATGGATTATTTGGCGCTGGCAGCCATGCGTTGAACCACCTAGTCGCCCAATAGGCTGGCACGGCTGTGATTGA